From Cyanobacteria bacterium QS_8_64_29:
GCCGGAGCAAACGCGGCCTGATTCCGAGCGTTGAGTCAGCCGCATTGGATTGCGCGCTGTCCGCTACCTTTGCGCTTAAAGGGCGAGATAGGCGTTTGGCTCGCTCGGGGACAAGGCCAGCTTGAGGGAGCAACCGGGCTTTTTTTGAGCGGATCTGAAGTCAAGCTGTTAACCGTATTTGCGCCTCCAAAAGCACGATTGTAGAATTCTGTTGTCGGTTTTGAGGCGATCGCCATGCGAGGAGCATCCGCAATCTTAGTGCGCGTGGCAGCTGGCTTGGCTGTTGCCCTATGGGGCTTATCAAAGCTTATTTTTCTGCCTGATTGGGTGGGCGCCTACCAGAACTTTTATGCCACCATTCCAGGGGTAGTAGTTACGCTGCTTGGCATCGTCCAAATCCTAATTGGCGCTGGAATCGTTTTCGAGATCTACCGCAAGCCTGCCGCTTGGATTGGCGTTGTTTTTGCAGTCGTCAACTTATTGAATAGTCTATTCAAGATCGATAATATCGCTCAGCTTGGTCCTCCACCGCCCTGGGGAGTCAAAATCATTTGGTTTTTCTTCGATCCGCTGGTAATTTTGCTGCTGCTAATCGGCGTTGCCTATATGCCCAAGCCTGCTAGCGAGGGGGAGTGAACGTGCAGGTCCTCTAGCAACCGCCGGCTGGCGGATTGGTCGAGCTCAACGCTTTGTTGGGGGGCTGCCAAGGGCAGCCCTTTTAAACGGCCGAGCTGCCCCATCTAGCGGTCCAGCGCTAGCTGCTCGGACTCGCGCTCCAGCATCCGGACCAGGTGATCGTCGCCGCTGGCTTGGGCGACCTGCCAGCGCCGTTCCCAATTACGGCGCAAGGCCTCCCAATAAGCTTGCGAGGTTGCCTCCGCTGCTGCCGCCGGCTGCTGTCGTTGCGTAGCGGCCGCCAGCGCTCGCTCGCGCGGGCTCCGGGTCTCTACTGTCGGTGCCGTGCTGTAACGGATGCCGCGGTAGTTGAGATGCGTTTTGGACCTCAGCTGCGGGACGTGCCGCGGGTACTGGTAGCGCCAGTACTGGCCGCGGTACTTACCGCCAATTTCTCCTTCAGTCACATCCAGCTCTGCCGGCGGGCGCTCGTAATGGACGCCGCGATAGACAAGTTTCATGGCGCTACTCCCTCTAGCAATCGGTTTTGCTAGCTGGCTTCTTATAACAAATTGTAGAAAATCGGATTGTATTGAACTTGACTAAAACGAGCTTGCCAAGGGAGCAGCCAGCGGGGCTAGCGCCCATGGGGGGGTCTAACGCGCGTACTGGCGGCGCAGCTCGAACCAGCGATCCAGGCAGCCCCGCAACCGCGGCGCTTGCGCCAGGCGGTGCGCCGGCCACTGCTGCGCGGTCTGCTGGACGATCTCAATTGCGCCCAGCCCGGTCAGGGCCAGGCTGGCCAGGGCCCCAATCTTGTGGTTTTGCTGCAGGGCGAGTGCCACGGGCGCGATTGCCTCGCCAGCGTGGGGGCCGACAATGTGACCGCCCAGCAGGGTGCCATCGCGGCGAACGATCAGCCGGCAAACGCCAGCTTCCTCGCCCGAGGCCAACGCGCTCGCAACGCCGGCAAACGACTGCTGCAGGACCGCGACTTTAGCCCCATAGCGGCGGCGGGCTTGCCGGGCCGTCAGGCCCACCCGCGCTAGGGGCGGATCGGTGGGGACGACCCAGGGGACGCGGCGGTAATCGGCCCGGGTGGGGGGCCAAAACAGGGCATTGTTGAGCGCAATGCCAGCTTCGTACTGGGCCAGGTTGGGCAAGGCATAGCCGCCCAAGACGCTGCCGCAGGCATAGATGCGCGGCTGGCGGGTCCGCAGCGTGCTATCTACCCGAATGCCGCCGGCGCCAGTGCTAACGCCTGCGGCCTCCAGGTTTAGCCCGGCCACGTTGGGAGCTGCTGGGGTGGCCAGCACGACTGCCTCAGTTTCCCAGCAGCGATTGCCGGCTTGCAAGGTCAGGCTGTTCCGCCTGCGCTCGCAGCGCGTTAGGGGGGCCTGCTCCAGCACGCGCACGCCCTCAGCTTCCAGGCGGCCGCGAACCCATCTGGCGGTGGCCGCCTCTTCAGGCGGCAGCAGCCGCGTCTCGCTGCTCCAGCTCACCGCATGCCCCAAGCGCGCCAGCACCTGCGCAATTTGCGCGCCGCAAGGCGTTCCGCCCACAACCGTGACGCGCTGCGGCAGGGCCTCCAGTCGGCCGGGCTGCCACAGATCGGCGGGGGTCAGGGCCTCAACCTGCCCCATGCCCGCAACCGGCGGCGTGCTGGGCAAGCTACCGGTCGCAACCAGGTAGCGCCGCGCTCGCAGCGTCCGCCGCTCGGTCGCCAGGGCCAACCGCGGGGTGCGCTGGAAGCGG
This genomic window contains:
- a CDS encoding mercuric reductase codes for the protein MAVEYDLVVVGDTLAGRFAAAAAAQRQARVALLSQDARCERDLALQPQTLLQASHCAQYWEALQGSEGAPSPAASLHWARETLTALRERQGPAVLAAQGIDCIQGSGRFQRTPRLALATERRTLRARRYLVATGSLPSTPPVAGMGQVEALTPADLWQPGRLEALPQRVTVVGGTPCGAQIAQVLARLGHAVSWSSETRLLPPEEAATARWVRGRLEAEGVRVLEQAPLTRCERRRNSLTLQAGNRCWETEAVVLATPAAPNVAGLNLEAAGVSTGAGGIRVDSTLRTRQPRIYACGSVLGGYALPNLAQYEAGIALNNALFWPPTRADYRRVPWVVPTDPPLARVGLTARQARRRYGAKVAVLQQSFAGVASALASGEEAGVCRLIVRRDGTLLGGHIVGPHAGEAIAPVALALQQNHKIGALASLALTGLGAIEIVQQTAQQWPAHRLAQAPRLRGCLDRWFELRRQYAR